A genomic stretch from Bradyrhizobium quebecense includes:
- a CDS encoding VOC family protein, which produces MTHDIEPPRIYPTLRCKDAEAMIGWLKTVIGFTEHVVYRDGGVIHHAELAYGSSMLMLGQSRDDAYGRLVGDVTGRRTDSIYIAVDDPDALHAKARAAGAKIEMELRDTDYGSRDFACRDPEGNLWSFGTYWPKAHEKPLA; this is translated from the coding sequence ATGACGCACGACATCGAACCGCCCCGCATCTACCCGACCCTGCGCTGCAAGGACGCCGAGGCGATGATCGGCTGGCTCAAGACAGTGATCGGATTCACCGAGCACGTGGTCTACCGCGACGGCGGCGTGATCCACCATGCCGAGCTTGCCTACGGTTCCTCGATGCTGATGCTGGGGCAGAGCCGCGACGATGCCTATGGCAGGCTGGTCGGCGATGTCACCGGCCGCCGCACCGATTCAATCTACATCGCCGTCGACGATCCCGACGCCCTGCATGCGAAGGCCAGGGCGGCGGGTGCAAAGATCGAAATGGAACTGCGTGATACCGACTACGGCAGCCGCGATTTCGCCTGCCGTGACCCGGAAGGAAATCTCTGGAGCTTCGGCACCTATTGGCCGAAGGCTCATGAGAAGCCGCTGGCGTGA
- the grpE gene encoding nucleotide exchange factor GrpE translates to MTDPNRANDNTENSAPTGEPVVSKPYIMPDDPEVGSAEALAKELAEAKDRTLRTLAEMENLRQRTRREVADAKTYGITGFARDVLDIADNLQRALDAVPAETKEAADPGLKALIEGVELTERSLLNALEKNGVKKFDPIGEKFDPNFQQAMFEVPDTSVPSGTVVQVVQAGYMIGDRILRPALVGVSKGGAKAAPSADITV, encoded by the coding sequence ATGACCGATCCGAACCGGGCCAATGACAACACCGAGAATTCGGCGCCGACGGGTGAGCCCGTGGTTTCGAAGCCCTACATCATGCCCGACGATCCCGAGGTGGGATCGGCCGAGGCGCTGGCCAAGGAACTCGCCGAGGCGAAGGACCGCACGCTGCGCACGCTGGCCGAGATGGAGAACCTCCGTCAGCGCACCCGCCGCGAGGTTGCCGACGCCAAGACCTACGGCATCACCGGCTTCGCCCGCGACGTGCTCGATATCGCCGACAATCTGCAGCGCGCGCTCGACGCGGTGCCGGCCGAGACCAAGGAAGCCGCCGATCCCGGCCTGAAGGCGCTGATCGAAGGCGTCGAGCTGACCGAGCGGTCGCTGCTCAACGCGCTGGAGAAGAACGGCGTGAAGAAGTTCGATCCGATCGGCGAGAAGTTCGATCCGAACTTCCAGCAGGCGATGTTTGAGGTGCCTGACACCTCGGTGCCGTCGGGCACGGTGGTGCAGGTCGTGCAGGCCGGCTACATGATCGGCGATCGCATCCTGCGTCCGGCGCTGGTCGGCGTCTCCAAGGGCGGCGCCAAGGCCGCTCCGAGCGCCGACATCACGGTCTGA
- the hrcA gene encoding heat-inducible transcriptional repressor HrcA, whose protein sequence is MTHHDPIGLIAPHAGLAQLNERSRDIFRQIVESYLATGEPVGSRNISRLIALPLSPASVRNVMSDLEQLGLIYAPHTSAGRLPTELGLRFFVDALMQVGDLTEAERQSIQTQLAAVDRAQSVEAALGEALTRLSGLTRAAAVVLTQKSNARLKHIEFVRLEPEKALVVLVGEDGQVENRVLALPPGVPSSALTEATNFLNARIRGRTLAEARLELETALTQNRAELDQLTQKVVAAGIASWSGGANEDRQLIVRGHANLLEDLHALDDLERIKSLFDDLETKRGVIDLLGRAERGEGVRIFIGSENKLFSLSGSSTIIAPYGDAQGRIVGVLGVIGPTRLNYARVIPTVDYAARIVSKMLGG, encoded by the coding sequence GTGACTCATCACGATCCGATCGGCCTGATCGCGCCGCATGCCGGGCTCGCCCAGCTCAATGAGCGGTCGCGCGACATTTTTCGTCAAATCGTCGAAAGCTATCTCGCGACCGGCGAGCCGGTCGGCTCGCGCAATATCTCGCGCCTGATCGCATTACCGCTGTCGCCGGCCTCGGTCCGCAATGTGATGTCGGACCTCGAGCAGCTCGGCCTGATCTATGCGCCGCACACCTCGGCGGGCCGGTTGCCGACCGAACTCGGCCTGCGTTTCTTCGTCGACGCCCTGATGCAGGTCGGCGACCTCACCGAGGCCGAACGGCAATCGATCCAGACCCAGCTGGCGGCCGTCGATCGCGCGCAGTCGGTCGAGGCGGCGCTTGGCGAAGCGCTGACGCGGCTGTCGGGGCTGACCCGTGCCGCGGCTGTGGTGCTGACGCAGAAGTCGAATGCGCGGTTGAAGCACATTGAATTCGTGCGGCTGGAGCCGGAGAAGGCGCTGGTCGTGCTGGTCGGCGAAGACGGCCAGGTCGAAAACCGGGTGCTGGCGCTGCCGCCGGGCGTGCCGTCCTCGGCCCTGACCGAAGCGACCAATTTCCTCAATGCGCGGATCCGCGGCCGGACGCTGGCCGAAGCGCGGCTCGAGCTCGAGACGGCATTGACGCAAAACCGCGCCGAGCTTGATCAGCTCACGCAAAAGGTCGTCGCGGCCGGCATCGCGAGCTGGTCCGGCGGCGCGAACGAGGACCGCCAGCTGATCGTGCGCGGCCACGCCAATCTGCTCGAGGATCTGCATGCGCTGGACGATCTTGAGCGCATCAAGTCGCTGTTCGACGATCTCGAGACCAAGCGCGGCGTGATCGATCTGCTCGGCCGTGCCGAGCGCGGCGAGGGCGTGCGGATCTTTATCGGCTCGGAGAACAAGCTGTTCTCGCTGTCGGGTTCCTCCACCATCATCGCGCCCTACGGCGACGCCCAGGGCCGGATCGTCGGCGTGCTCGGCGTGATCGGGCCGACGCGGCTGAACTATGCGCGGGTGATTCCGACCGTGGATTATGCCGCGCGCATCGTCAGCAAGATGCTGGGCGGCTGA
- the rph gene encoding ribonuclease PH, which produces MRPSRRAPDELRPVSLERGVVKYAEGSCMVKFGDTHVLVTATLEERLPPWLKGQGRGWVTAEYGMLPRATLERTRREASAGKQGGRTVEIQRLIGRSLRAAVDLEALGERQITVDCDVIQADGGTRTASITGAWVALADCINWMKTRNMLKSNVLRDNVAAISCGIYQGTPVLDLDYAEDSEADTDANFVMTGDGRIIEVQGTAEKTPFSEGEFLALMALARKGVARLVDLQKIAVA; this is translated from the coding sequence ATGCGGCCAAGCCGCCGTGCGCCCGATGAACTGCGTCCCGTGTCGCTGGAACGCGGCGTCGTCAAATATGCCGAGGGTTCCTGCATGGTGAAGTTCGGCGACACCCATGTGCTGGTGACCGCCACGCTGGAAGAGCGGTTGCCGCCGTGGCTGAAGGGCCAGGGCCGCGGCTGGGTTACCGCCGAATACGGCATGCTGCCGCGCGCCACCCTGGAACGCACGCGCCGCGAGGCCTCCGCCGGCAAGCAGGGCGGCCGCACGGTCGAGATCCAGCGGCTGATCGGCCGCTCGCTGCGCGCGGCCGTCGACCTCGAGGCGCTCGGCGAGCGCCAGATCACGGTCGATTGCGACGTTATCCAGGCCGATGGCGGCACCCGCACCGCCTCGATCACCGGTGCCTGGGTGGCGCTGGCCGACTGCATCAACTGGATGAAGACCCGCAACATGCTGAAGAGCAACGTGTTGCGCGACAACGTGGCGGCGATCTCCTGCGGCATCTACCAGGGCACGCCGGTGCTCGATCTCGACTATGCCGAGGACTCCGAGGCGGACACCGACGCCAATTTCGTCATGACCGGCGACGGCCGCATCATCGAGGTGCAGGGCACCGCCGAGAAGACACCGTTCTCGGAAGGTGAATTCCTGGCGCTGATGGCACTGGCGCGCAAAGGTGTCGCGCGTCTGGTCGACTTGCAAAAGATCGCGGTGGCGTAG
- the rdgB gene encoding RdgB/HAM1 family non-canonical purine NTP pyrophosphatase — translation MHRRITGRLVIATHNPGKLAEMRELLAPHGVEAVSAGELGLAEPDETGDNFRANAAIKAIAAAKASGLPAFADDSGLVVDALDGAPGIYSARWAGEGKDFKAAMTRIERLLQERGAIAPDQRRAHFVSALCVAWPDDHLEEVEARADGTLVWPPRGTAGFGYDPAFLPDGYTRTFGEMSSIEKHGLPPLGLGLSHRARAFVKLAEICLEPR, via the coding sequence ATGCATCGCCGAATCACCGGAAGGCTCGTCATCGCCACCCATAATCCCGGCAAGCTTGCCGAGATGCGGGAACTGCTGGCGCCGCACGGCGTGGAGGCGGTGTCGGCCGGCGAGCTCGGGCTCGCCGAGCCCGACGAGACCGGCGACAACTTTCGCGCCAATGCGGCGATCAAGGCCATCGCGGCCGCGAAGGCCTCTGGACTGCCGGCCTTCGCCGACGATTCCGGCCTCGTGGTCGACGCGCTCGACGGCGCACCCGGGATCTACTCGGCGCGCTGGGCCGGCGAGGGCAAGGACTTCAAGGCGGCGATGACGCGGATCGAGCGCTTGCTGCAGGAGCGCGGCGCCATCGCGCCGGACCAGCGCAGGGCGCACTTCGTCTCCGCGCTGTGCGTGGCCTGGCCCGACGATCACCTCGAAGAGGTCGAGGCCCGTGCCGATGGAACCCTGGTCTGGCCGCCGCGCGGCACCGCCGGATTCGGCTATGATCCGGCTTTCCTGCCCGACGGCTACACGCGGACCTTTGGCGAGATGAGCAGCATCGAGAAGCACGGCCTGCCGCCGCTCGGGCTCGGCCTGTCGCATCGCGCCCGCGCCTTCGTGAAGCTCGCGGAGATCTGCCTTGAGCCACGCTGA
- the hemW gene encoding radical SAM family heme chaperone HemW: MSHAEREAFGVYVHWPFCLSKCPYCDFNSHVRHAPVDEARFVRAFAREIETTAARVPGREVSSIFLGGGTPSLMQPQTVGAVLDAIGKHWQVSRDVEVTLEANPTSVEATRFRGYRAAGVNRVSLGVQALDDVSLKALGRLHTAREALDAVAIARSAFDRYSFDLIYARPDQTPQMWADELKQAISEAAEHLSLYQLTIEEGTPFFGLHAAGKLQTPDEATARALYDVTQEVCTREGLPAYEISNHARTGAECKHNLVYWRGEQYAGIGPGAHGRLDIDGVRHATATERRPEAWLLNVEERGHGVVTDDSLNSEERADEFLLMGLRLAEGIDPQRYAKLSGRKLDPHRIAMLREEGAIAVDADGRLRVTKSGFPVLDAVVADLAA, translated from the coding sequence TTGAGCCACGCTGAACGAGAAGCTTTCGGCGTCTACGTGCACTGGCCGTTCTGCCTGTCGAAATGCCCGTATTGCGATTTCAACAGCCACGTCCGGCACGCGCCGGTCGACGAGGCGCGCTTCGTGCGCGCGTTCGCCCGCGAGATCGAGACCACGGCCGCGCGGGTGCCGGGACGCGAAGTGTCGTCGATCTTCCTCGGCGGCGGCACGCCTTCGCTGATGCAGCCGCAGACCGTCGGCGCCGTGCTCGATGCGATCGGCAAGCACTGGCAGGTCTCGCGCGATGTCGAGGTAACGCTCGAGGCCAATCCGACCAGCGTCGAGGCGACGCGCTTTCGCGGCTATCGTGCAGCCGGCGTCAACCGCGTCTCGCTCGGCGTACAGGCACTGGACGATGTTTCGCTGAAGGCATTGGGCCGCCTGCATACCGCGCGCGAGGCGCTCGACGCGGTTGCGATCGCGCGCTCCGCGTTCGACCGCTACTCGTTCGATCTGATTTATGCGCGGCCCGACCAGACGCCGCAAATGTGGGCGGATGAATTGAAGCAGGCGATCTCGGAAGCGGCCGAGCATCTGTCGCTCTATCAGCTCACGATCGAGGAAGGCACGCCGTTCTTCGGGCTGCATGCCGCCGGCAAATTGCAGACCCCGGACGAAGCGACCGCGCGCGCGCTCTACGACGTGACGCAGGAGGTCTGCACCCGCGAGGGATTGCCGGCCTACGAGATCTCCAACCACGCCCGCACCGGCGCCGAGTGCAAGCACAACCTCGTCTATTGGCGCGGCGAGCAATATGCCGGTATCGGCCCCGGCGCGCATGGAAGGCTCGACATCGACGGCGTCAGGCACGCGACCGCGACCGAGCGGCGCCCCGAGGCCTGGCTGTTGAACGTCGAGGAGCGCGGTCATGGCGTCGTCACCGATGACAGCCTCAACAGCGAAGAACGCGCCGACGAATTCCTCTTGATGGGGCTGCGGCTCGCCGAGGGCATCGATCCCCAGCGCTATGCGAAGCTCTCCGGCCGAAAGCTCGATCCGCACCGGATCGCGATGCTGCGCGAGGAAGGCGCGATCGCCGTCGATGCCGACGGAAGGCTGCGCGTGACGAAGTCGGGATTTCCGGTGCTAGACGCCGTCGTCGCGGATCTCGCGGCCTAG